One genomic window of Cololabis saira isolate AMF1-May2022 chromosome 3, fColSai1.1, whole genome shotgun sequence includes the following:
- the LOC133433760 gene encoding mucin-17 isoform X1: MMDPLHTTAVCPKMDSQLASVLTSGSLEVQNGSQRGETPGQVAGFFMDSKDKILSCTKPGNLKSCPVKAAVTISQDALSINRKKPEVGGTSKPATQETSKIGGFKQPIAAKAGVPVLRRQPIRIKIVVPSRCKRQISNPAIRLAKDCAVSHFQGPVLVSAGAVTAEKNKSQICLSVIKKEGEIMEVTCQTNEEKAEANSFQDTERGDELREESNIMAVRTAHTDGSETNFNPSTNTAEMLSHQLIKEETTERGSHPNIPLILQEIAFESGKTFYEVELEEQTEPLDLSSPEKREARERRCGLFLDGPSESSLIMEVDEYEGEGERDTVEEDSEEELCLNSRGMSSPFFSTSVLTSPSSLDCDTENLLLIDDQGIPYTLTPEGRKVPQVNVSTSEDALRDQATSSEVEEEGSLQLATLSNPIHSQSSDNALNAPSNEFYSSTGPYDLSSQVTDQTEAAEVCTSLMTDSDPSAASESNVDTTQEANAILPPSSGIPLSTQPIQILTHPSTDGPLLLLSSSSSSSQLSSAPVSLSLPLSVTSPGVSTPMFLLLSTVPSSSDDSTSTSTPIAVLDPSTGQLSQITAASAPVYLPLSSGQVSSLGSPLPTLSHPIIRLNPNNAPFIMSGINSITPGSVLSSLAVPSSTFALQDDHPNTTPLVQTQISDSESNSGNKAISAEDVSNENDKPSTFAASSPPPQLTSYDSLAQPTPEAQSPASDTRFESSDLPSEHLPWDDHLYFSNALAPPSPPTGLILPSGKLDSLDSLDPLSPAESPTTLGSRRVLCCQLCPRIFFYLSDLERHAITHSQKKPHVCQQCGKAFKRSSHLQRHKHIHTGQRNFVCPICAKRFREAGELQRHQRVHTGEKPYQCQLCHTRFAERNTLRRHTKRKHPYHQVAMEMLNERRDKGGGRGDGGGGGMGVQEEEESAEWYSSTVSTLDNSESEMET; this comes from the exons ATGATGGATCCGCTCCACACCACGGCT gtATGCCCCAAAATGGATTCTCAGTTGGCCTCAGTCCTGACCAGTGGCAGCCTGGAAGTCCAAAATGGCAGCCAGCGTGGAGAGACACCAGGACAAGTGGCAGGATTTTTTATGGACTCAAAGGATAAAATCTTGTCCTGCACCAAACCAGGTAACCTCAAGTCCTGTCCTGTCAAAGCAGCAGTGACCATCAGCCAGGATGCTCTATCAATCAATAGGAAGAAGCCAGAGGTGGGCGGGACTTCTAAGCCAGCCACTCAGGAAACAAGTAAGATTGGTGGGTTCAAACAGCCAATTGCAGCAAAGGCTGGAGTGCCTGTTCTGCGCAGGCAaccaataagaatcaaaattgtTGTCCCCTCAAGGTGCAAGAGGCAAATCTCAAACCCTGCCATCAGGCTGGCCAAAGACTGTGCTGTTTCACATTTTCAGGGACCCGTGTTGGTCTCTGCCGGAGCAGTgactgcagaaaaaaacaaaagtcagaTTTGTTTATCGGTTATTAAAAAGGAAGGTGAGATCATGGAAGTCACTTGTCAAACGAATGAAGAGAAAGCTGAGGCCAACTCATTCCAGGACACAGAGAGGGGGGATGAGCTGAGGGAAGAGAGTAACATTATGGCTGTCAGGACTGCACACACAGATGGGTCAGAGACTAATTTTAATCCCAGCACTAATACAGCTGAAATGCTGAGCCATCAGTTGATTAAAGAGGAGACTACAGAGAGAGGAAGTCACCCAAATATTCCTCTGATTTTGCAAGAAATAGCTTTTGAATCTGGCAAAACTTTTTACGAGGTGGAACTGGAGGAGCAGACGGAACCACTTGACTTGAGCTCGCCTGAGAAAAGAGAGGCGAGAGAGAGGAGGTGTGGACTTTTTCTGGATGGTCCAAGCGAGAGCTCTTTGATCATGGAGGTGGATGAATatgagggagaaggagagagggaCACGGTGGAAGAAGACAGTGAGGAAGAACTGTGTCTAAATAGTAGAGGAATGTCCTCTCCTTTCTTCTCTACCTCTGTCCTCACATCGCCCTCTTCACTGGACTGTGACACTGAAAACCTTCTCCTCATTGACGACCAGGGAATCCCGTATACGCTCACTCCAGAGGGACGCAAAGTCCCACAAGTCAACGTTTCCACCTCAGAGGACGCTCTGAGAGATCAGGCTACTTCATCAGAGGTTGAAGAGGAGGGGTCATTGCAGCTAGCCACGTTATCAAATCCCATCCACAGCCAAAGTTCAGACAATGCACTAAATGCACCTTCCAATGAATTTTACTCCTCTACCGGTCCTTATGATTTGTCATCACAAGTCACGGATCAGACGGAAGCTGCAGAAGTCTGCACGAGTTTAATGACAGACTCAGATCCTTCAGCTGCTTCAGAGTCAAATGTGGACACTACTCAGGAGGCTAATGCAATTTTGCCTCCTTCCTCTGGGATACCACTCTCCACTCAGCCCATTCAGATCCTCACACACCCTTCAACCGATGGTCCTCTTCTCCTCttgtcttcctcctcttcctcctctcagcTATCCTCCGCTCCAGTTAGCCTCTCTCTTCCCCTCTCAGTAACGTCACCTGGCGTTTCCACCCCCATGTTTCTCCTCCTCTCCACGGTACCCTCTTCATCCGATGATTCCACCTCTACCTCCACCCCCATCGCTGTCCTTGACCCTTCCACTGGTCAGTTGTCGCAGATTACTGCGGCGTCAGCTCCAGTTTACCTCCCGTTGTCCTCTGGTCAGGTCAGTTCGCTGGGATCTCCTCTGCCCACACTGTCTCACCCCATCATCAGACTCAACCCCAATAACGCCCCTTTCATCATGTCAGGAATTAATAGCATAACCCCAGGCTCTGTTCTCAGCTCTCTTGCTGTCCCCTCGTCCACTTTTGCGCTGCAGGACGACCACCCCAACACGACGCCGCTTGTTCAAACTCAGATCAGCGACTCTGAATCAAACTCCGGAAATAAAGCCATATCTGCTGAAGATGTTTCAAACGAAAACGACAAGCCATCGACTTTTGCAGCGTCCTCTCCGCCGCCGCAGTTAACATCGTATGATTCCTTAGCGCAGCCCACTCCAGAGGCCCAGTCACCGGCGTCAGACACAAGATTTGAGTCCTCAGACCTCCCCTCCGAGCACTTACCGTGGGACGACCATCTCTACTTCTCTAACGCCCTTgctcccccctcccctcccactGGACTCATCTTACCCTCGGGTAAACTCGACTCCCTGGACTCCCTGGACCCCCTCTCTCCCGCAGAGTCTCCCACCACTCTGGGCTCCCGGAGAGTGCTATGCTGCCAGCTGTGCCCGCGGATCTTCTTTTACCTCTCTGACCTTGAGCGCCACGCCATTACTCACTCACAGAAGAAGCCTCATGTATGTCAGCAGTGCGGCAAAGCTTTCAAACGCTCCAGCCACCTGCAG AGACACAAGCACATTCACACGGGCCAGAGGAACTTTGTGTGCCCCATCTGTGCCAAGCGTTTCAGGGAGGCAGGTGAACTCCAGCGCCATCAAAGGGTGCACACCGGAGAGAAACCCTACCAGTGCCAGCTCTGCCACACGCGCTTCGCCGAGCGCAACACGCTGCGGCGACACACCAAGCGCAAACATCCGTATCACCAGGTGGCCATGGAGATGTTGAACGAGAGGAGAGACAAAGGAGGTGGCCGAGGAGATGGGGGAGGAGGAGGCATGGGCGtccaggaggaagaggagagtgcTGAATGGTACAGCTCCACCGTGTCAACTTTGGATAACTCAGAGTCTGAAATGGAAACGTAA
- the LOC133433760 gene encoding uncharacterized protein LOC133433760 isoform X2 produces MDSQLASVLTSGSLEVQNGSQRGETPGQVAGFFMDSKDKILSCTKPGNLKSCPVKAAVTISQDALSINRKKPEVGGTSKPATQETSKIGGFKQPIAAKAGVPVLRRQPIRIKIVVPSRCKRQISNPAIRLAKDCAVSHFQGPVLVSAGAVTAEKNKSQICLSVIKKEGEIMEVTCQTNEEKAEANSFQDTERGDELREESNIMAVRTAHTDGSETNFNPSTNTAEMLSHQLIKEETTERGSHPNIPLILQEIAFESGKTFYEVELEEQTEPLDLSSPEKREARERRCGLFLDGPSESSLIMEVDEYEGEGERDTVEEDSEEELCLNSRGMSSPFFSTSVLTSPSSLDCDTENLLLIDDQGIPYTLTPEGRKVPQVNVSTSEDALRDQATSSEVEEEGSLQLATLSNPIHSQSSDNALNAPSNEFYSSTGPYDLSSQVTDQTEAAEVCTSLMTDSDPSAASESNVDTTQEANAILPPSSGIPLSTQPIQILTHPSTDGPLLLLSSSSSSSQLSSAPVSLSLPLSVTSPGVSTPMFLLLSTVPSSSDDSTSTSTPIAVLDPSTGQLSQITAASAPVYLPLSSGQVSSLGSPLPTLSHPIIRLNPNNAPFIMSGINSITPGSVLSSLAVPSSTFALQDDHPNTTPLVQTQISDSESNSGNKAISAEDVSNENDKPSTFAASSPPPQLTSYDSLAQPTPEAQSPASDTRFESSDLPSEHLPWDDHLYFSNALAPPSPPTGLILPSGKLDSLDSLDPLSPAESPTTLGSRRVLCCQLCPRIFFYLSDLERHAITHSQKKPHVCQQCGKAFKRSSHLQRHKHIHTGQRNFVCPICAKRFREAGELQRHQRVHTGEKPYQCQLCHTRFAERNTLRRHTKRKHPYHQVAMEMLNERRDKGGGRGDGGGGGMGVQEEEESAEWYSSTVSTLDNSESEMET; encoded by the exons ATGGATTCTCAGTTGGCCTCAGTCCTGACCAGTGGCAGCCTGGAAGTCCAAAATGGCAGCCAGCGTGGAGAGACACCAGGACAAGTGGCAGGATTTTTTATGGACTCAAAGGATAAAATCTTGTCCTGCACCAAACCAGGTAACCTCAAGTCCTGTCCTGTCAAAGCAGCAGTGACCATCAGCCAGGATGCTCTATCAATCAATAGGAAGAAGCCAGAGGTGGGCGGGACTTCTAAGCCAGCCACTCAGGAAACAAGTAAGATTGGTGGGTTCAAACAGCCAATTGCAGCAAAGGCTGGAGTGCCTGTTCTGCGCAGGCAaccaataagaatcaaaattgtTGTCCCCTCAAGGTGCAAGAGGCAAATCTCAAACCCTGCCATCAGGCTGGCCAAAGACTGTGCTGTTTCACATTTTCAGGGACCCGTGTTGGTCTCTGCCGGAGCAGTgactgcagaaaaaaacaaaagtcagaTTTGTTTATCGGTTATTAAAAAGGAAGGTGAGATCATGGAAGTCACTTGTCAAACGAATGAAGAGAAAGCTGAGGCCAACTCATTCCAGGACACAGAGAGGGGGGATGAGCTGAGGGAAGAGAGTAACATTATGGCTGTCAGGACTGCACACACAGATGGGTCAGAGACTAATTTTAATCCCAGCACTAATACAGCTGAAATGCTGAGCCATCAGTTGATTAAAGAGGAGACTACAGAGAGAGGAAGTCACCCAAATATTCCTCTGATTTTGCAAGAAATAGCTTTTGAATCTGGCAAAACTTTTTACGAGGTGGAACTGGAGGAGCAGACGGAACCACTTGACTTGAGCTCGCCTGAGAAAAGAGAGGCGAGAGAGAGGAGGTGTGGACTTTTTCTGGATGGTCCAAGCGAGAGCTCTTTGATCATGGAGGTGGATGAATatgagggagaaggagagagggaCACGGTGGAAGAAGACAGTGAGGAAGAACTGTGTCTAAATAGTAGAGGAATGTCCTCTCCTTTCTTCTCTACCTCTGTCCTCACATCGCCCTCTTCACTGGACTGTGACACTGAAAACCTTCTCCTCATTGACGACCAGGGAATCCCGTATACGCTCACTCCAGAGGGACGCAAAGTCCCACAAGTCAACGTTTCCACCTCAGAGGACGCTCTGAGAGATCAGGCTACTTCATCAGAGGTTGAAGAGGAGGGGTCATTGCAGCTAGCCACGTTATCAAATCCCATCCACAGCCAAAGTTCAGACAATGCACTAAATGCACCTTCCAATGAATTTTACTCCTCTACCGGTCCTTATGATTTGTCATCACAAGTCACGGATCAGACGGAAGCTGCAGAAGTCTGCACGAGTTTAATGACAGACTCAGATCCTTCAGCTGCTTCAGAGTCAAATGTGGACACTACTCAGGAGGCTAATGCAATTTTGCCTCCTTCCTCTGGGATACCACTCTCCACTCAGCCCATTCAGATCCTCACACACCCTTCAACCGATGGTCCTCTTCTCCTCttgtcttcctcctcttcctcctctcagcTATCCTCCGCTCCAGTTAGCCTCTCTCTTCCCCTCTCAGTAACGTCACCTGGCGTTTCCACCCCCATGTTTCTCCTCCTCTCCACGGTACCCTCTTCATCCGATGATTCCACCTCTACCTCCACCCCCATCGCTGTCCTTGACCCTTCCACTGGTCAGTTGTCGCAGATTACTGCGGCGTCAGCTCCAGTTTACCTCCCGTTGTCCTCTGGTCAGGTCAGTTCGCTGGGATCTCCTCTGCCCACACTGTCTCACCCCATCATCAGACTCAACCCCAATAACGCCCCTTTCATCATGTCAGGAATTAATAGCATAACCCCAGGCTCTGTTCTCAGCTCTCTTGCTGTCCCCTCGTCCACTTTTGCGCTGCAGGACGACCACCCCAACACGACGCCGCTTGTTCAAACTCAGATCAGCGACTCTGAATCAAACTCCGGAAATAAAGCCATATCTGCTGAAGATGTTTCAAACGAAAACGACAAGCCATCGACTTTTGCAGCGTCCTCTCCGCCGCCGCAGTTAACATCGTATGATTCCTTAGCGCAGCCCACTCCAGAGGCCCAGTCACCGGCGTCAGACACAAGATTTGAGTCCTCAGACCTCCCCTCCGAGCACTTACCGTGGGACGACCATCTCTACTTCTCTAACGCCCTTgctcccccctcccctcccactGGACTCATCTTACCCTCGGGTAAACTCGACTCCCTGGACTCCCTGGACCCCCTCTCTCCCGCAGAGTCTCCCACCACTCTGGGCTCCCGGAGAGTGCTATGCTGCCAGCTGTGCCCGCGGATCTTCTTTTACCTCTCTGACCTTGAGCGCCACGCCATTACTCACTCACAGAAGAAGCCTCATGTATGTCAGCAGTGCGGCAAAGCTTTCAAACGCTCCAGCCACCTGCAG AGACACAAGCACATTCACACGGGCCAGAGGAACTTTGTGTGCCCCATCTGTGCCAAGCGTTTCAGGGAGGCAGGTGAACTCCAGCGCCATCAAAGGGTGCACACCGGAGAGAAACCCTACCAGTGCCAGCTCTGCCACACGCGCTTCGCCGAGCGCAACACGCTGCGGCGACACACCAAGCGCAAACATCCGTATCACCAGGTGGCCATGGAGATGTTGAACGAGAGGAGAGACAAAGGAGGTGGCCGAGGAGATGGGGGAGGAGGAGGCATGGGCGtccaggaggaagaggagagtgcTGAATGGTACAGCTCCACCGTGTCAACTTTGGATAACTCAGAGTCTGAAATGGAAACGTAA